The following are from one region of the Hymenobacter radiodurans genome:
- a CDS encoding MaoC family dehydratase: MRTISSLAELESLVGQEMGVSAYHTVTQEQINQFAAATLDHQWIHVDPERALAESPFKATIAHGYLTVALLPYLWQQIANIENLKMQVNYEIEQLRFNQAVTVNSQVRLRATLLSVANLRGIAKARLQVTLEILDSKKPAYTGIITFLYHFQEQ, translated from the coding sequence ATGCGTACGATTTCCAGCTTAGCCGAATTAGAAAGCCTCGTAGGACAGGAAATGGGCGTGTCGGCCTACCATACCGTTACCCAAGAGCAGATCAACCAGTTTGCCGCCGCTACCCTCGATCACCAGTGGATTCACGTGGACCCGGAGCGGGCGCTGGCGGAGTCACCGTTTAAGGCCACTATCGCGCACGGCTACCTCACCGTGGCGCTGCTACCGTATCTGTGGCAGCAGATTGCGAATATCGAGAATCTAAAAATGCAAGTCAACTACGAAATTGAGCAGCTGCGCTTCAACCAGGCTGTGACCGTGAACAGCCAGGTGCGCTTGCGGGCTACGCTGCTTTCGGTAGCAAACCTGCGCGGTATTGCCAAAGCCCGCCTACAAGTAACGCTGGAAATTCTGGACTCGAAAAAGCCTGCCTACACCGGCATAATTACCTTTCTGTACCATTTTCAGGAGCAGTAA
- a CDS encoding HupE/UreJ family protein, translating into MSVFSTYLQLGFFHIFNLQAYDHLVFLLALCAPYVLSDWRRVVALVTSFTVGHSITLALATLGFVQYSTTLIEVLIPVTILLTCVVNTSRAGRDFKRNQPIVLTLPNALAAIFGLIHGLGFSSYLRELLGQNSRPVVELLAFNVGVELGQLLIVALILVLGFIVLRVFRAARRDWVLVVSGAAAGIAVILLLGNFTR; encoded by the coding sequence ATGTCCGTTTTCTCGACTTACCTGCAGCTCGGCTTTTTCCACATCTTCAACCTACAAGCCTACGACCATCTGGTATTTCTGCTGGCCTTGTGCGCGCCGTATGTGCTCAGTGATTGGCGCCGGGTAGTGGCCCTAGTTACGAGCTTCACGGTGGGGCATAGCATCACGCTGGCGTTGGCTACGCTGGGGTTCGTACAGTACAGCACCACGCTGATTGAGGTGTTGATTCCGGTTACTATTCTGCTCACCTGCGTCGTAAACACGAGCCGGGCCGGGCGTGATTTCAAGCGCAATCAGCCCATCGTTCTCACGTTACCAAATGCCTTGGCAGCCATTTTCGGGCTGATACACGGGCTCGGTTTCTCTAGCTATCTGCGGGAACTGCTGGGGCAGAATTCGCGGCCCGTAGTAGAGTTGCTGGCCTTTAACGTGGGCGTTGAATTGGGCCAATTGCTCATTGTAGCTCTTATTCTAGTGCTGGGCTTTATTGTGCTGCGCGTGTTTCGGGCGGCCCGCCGCGACTGGGTGCTGGTGGTGAGCGGAGCCGCGGCGGGTATTGCGGTTATTTTGTTGCTCGGGAACTTCACGAGGTAA
- a CDS encoding NADPH-dependent F420 reductase: MNIGIIGAGHIGSALAVRLTSLGHSVYIANSRGPETLTDLAEKTGAIPVTAQEAARHGEIIVVTIPLKKIPDLPKDLFEGVPASVPVIDTSNYYPLLRDGQIAELESGDLTESEWVQQHLGRPVLKVFNNIFAANLENNGQPAGTPGRIALAVAGDDAAAKQKVMALVDELGFDAVDGGSLHESWRQQPGSPLYCTDLPAAEVQQHLASLGTTRTAEQHAQFAANQAASEKQLEAQGVRL; encoded by the coding sequence ATGAACATTGGAATCATCGGCGCCGGCCACATCGGCAGCGCCCTGGCCGTGCGGCTCACCAGCCTCGGCCACTCGGTATACATTGCCAACTCCCGTGGCCCTGAAACGCTGACGGACTTAGCTGAAAAAACTGGTGCTATCCCCGTCACGGCCCAAGAAGCGGCCCGCCACGGCGAAATCATTGTGGTAACCATTCCACTGAAAAAAATCCCTGACCTACCCAAAGACCTGTTCGAGGGCGTGCCCGCCAGCGTGCCGGTCATTGACACCAGCAATTACTACCCCTTGCTGCGCGACGGCCAAATTGCGGAGTTGGAGAGCGGCGACCTGACCGAGAGCGAATGGGTGCAGCAGCACCTGGGCCGCCCGGTGCTGAAGGTGTTCAACAACATCTTCGCCGCAAACCTCGAAAACAACGGTCAGCCTGCTGGCACGCCCGGCCGCATCGCGCTAGCGGTAGCCGGCGACGATGCCGCCGCCAAGCAAAAGGTAATGGCCTTGGTCGATGAATTGGGTTTCGACGCCGTGGACGGCGGCAGCCTGCACGAGTCGTGGCGGCAGCAGCCGGGCTCGCCGCTATACTGCACCGATTTGCCGGCTGCCGAAGTGCAGCAGCATTTAGCTAGCCTAGGCACCACGCGCACGGCCGAGCAGCACGCCCAATTCGCGGCCAACCAAGCGGCGTCAGAGAAACAGTTGGAGGCGCAAGGCGTCCGGCTGTAA
- a CDS encoding DUF808 domain-containing protein, which translates to MASGFFALLDDISALVKVSAASLDDVPAQVAKTTGKVSGIVIDDTAVTPKYVVGLDPSRELSIIFRIAKKSLINKLLILSPAALLLGYFAPWAITPILMLGGAYLCFEGYEKVHAMFSKHPDVPADSEQLKQITPEELEQERVAGAVRTDIILSAEIMAIAYSQVTDQPVVNQIAVMAAVAVFITLAVYGFVGLIVKADDFGVHLAQDKFHPATQKLGRGIVKFMPHFLSILSYVGTAAMLWVGAEIIAHGIPFTAHLLHNLEEALAHIPIVAWLAKALSCAIGGLLIGFVVEKIVHLGKKVFGKKKEAVV; encoded by the coding sequence ATGGCTTCAGGTTTTTTTGCGCTACTAGATGATATTTCCGCGTTGGTGAAGGTAAGCGCCGCTAGTTTAGATGATGTGCCTGCCCAGGTAGCCAAAACCACCGGCAAAGTCTCAGGCATCGTCATTGACGATACGGCGGTTACACCCAAGTACGTCGTGGGCCTCGACCCATCCCGTGAGCTTTCAATTATCTTCCGGATAGCGAAAAAGTCACTGATCAATAAGTTATTGATTCTAAGTCCGGCGGCCTTGCTGCTGGGGTATTTCGCGCCCTGGGCCATTACGCCCATCCTAATGTTAGGGGGGGCTTATTTGTGCTTCGAAGGCTATGAAAAGGTGCACGCCATGTTTAGCAAGCACCCCGACGTGCCGGCCGACAGTGAGCAGCTAAAACAAATTACGCCGGAGGAGCTGGAACAGGAACGGGTGGCCGGTGCCGTGCGCACCGATATTATCCTGTCGGCCGAAATCATGGCCATTGCTTATAGTCAGGTAACCGACCAGCCGGTAGTCAATCAGATTGCCGTAATGGCCGCCGTAGCCGTTTTCATCACTCTAGCGGTATATGGCTTTGTGGGCCTGATCGTGAAAGCCGATGATTTCGGGGTGCACCTGGCCCAGGACAAATTCCACCCCGCTACCCAAAAATTGGGGCGTGGCATCGTGAAATTTATGCCGCACTTCCTGAGTATCTTAAGCTACGTGGGCACTGCCGCCATGCTGTGGGTTGGGGCCGAAATCATCGCCCACGGCATTCCATTTACCGCTCATTTACTGCACAATCTGGAAGAGGCGTTAGCTCATATCCCCATTGTGGCCTGGCTTGCCAAAGCGTTATCCTGTGCTATTGGCGGGTTACTGATTGGTTTTGTGGTTGAGAAAATAGTGCATTTGGGCAAGAAGGTATTCGGTAAGAAAAAAGAAGCCGTAGTATAA
- a CDS encoding cupin domain-containing protein, with amino-acid sequence MTTTDTLLGPLKNAERHEIGGVQVDVVRTGNSRVKRLVYPVGFRWSKDVKPVIGTELCEHAHVGFLAAGRLAIQYRDGEMEEYVAPQVVAIAPGHDGWVVGEEPAILIQFDFEGETVERMGLKRG; translated from the coding sequence ATGACGACTACTGACACACTATTAGGTCCCCTGAAAAATGCTGAGCGCCACGAAATTGGCGGCGTGCAAGTTGATGTAGTACGTACCGGCAACTCCCGCGTGAAGCGACTGGTGTACCCGGTTGGTTTTCGGTGGTCGAAGGATGTGAAGCCCGTGATTGGGACGGAGCTATGTGAGCATGCGCACGTTGGTTTCTTGGCGGCGGGGAGATTGGCTATTCAGTACCGGGATGGGGAGATGGAAGAATATGTTGCCCCCCAAGTGGTGGCCATTGCGCCGGGCCACGACGGCTGGGTAGTAGGCGAGGAGCCCGCGATACTCATTCAGTTCGATTTTGAGGGCGAAACAGTGGAGCGCATGGGTCTGAAACGGGGCTAA
- a CDS encoding response regulator transcription factor, with protein sequence MNVLIVEDDRALARELGIFLYNEHYYCDFARTGREASEKLFVNEYDFVLLDLGLPDQDGLQLLAQARQERNQKASIIILSARGSVDDRINGLNLGADDYLPKPYSLLELGSRMQAVTRRKHGVVLDKLAFGGFVLSLGDRSLRHSETLLDVTRKEFELLHYLLLHRGKVLTRLQLSEHIWGNTINDSADHDSNYINVHVKNLRKKLAQQDPATEWVETVRGIGYRLRLEANPDLTT encoded by the coding sequence ATGAATGTCTTGATTGTTGAAGATGACCGTGCCCTGGCCCGCGAGTTGGGTATATTTCTTTATAACGAACACTACTACTGCGACTTTGCCCGCACGGGACGCGAGGCGTCGGAAAAGCTGTTTGTAAACGAATACGACTTTGTGCTGCTGGATTTGGGTCTGCCTGACCAAGATGGATTACAGCTGCTGGCCCAAGCTCGGCAAGAGCGAAATCAGAAGGCCTCAATCATCATTCTGAGTGCTCGTGGCTCGGTCGATGATCGTATTAATGGCCTCAACCTGGGGGCCGATGATTATCTGCCCAAGCCTTATTCGCTGTTAGAATTGGGCTCTCGCATGCAGGCCGTAACCCGCCGTAAGCACGGCGTAGTGCTGGATAAGCTAGCATTCGGCGGATTCGTCCTGAGCCTCGGCGACCGGAGCCTGCGCCACAGCGAAACACTATTGGATGTAACGCGCAAGGAATTTGAGCTGCTTCACTATCTGCTGCTGCACCGTGGCAAGGTACTCACCCGGCTCCAGCTCAGCGAGCATATTTGGGGCAACACCATCAACGACAGCGCTGACCATGACTCAAACTACATTAATGTGCACGTCAAGAATCTGCGCAAGAAGCTAGCGCAGCAAGACCCCGCTACCGAATGGGTAGAAACCGTGCGCGGCATTGGCTACCGCTTGCGGCTGGAGGCTAATCCAGACCTGACCACGTGA
- a CDS encoding M1 family metallopeptidase, producing MLRNLLLLVGGIGLSAAPLMAQTPSIQNTNSGTDKFAQLGTELPTPNTFRTASGAPGSQYWQQRADYDIKVRLDDEKQAISGSEDITYTNLSPDVLTYLWVQLDQNIYDKNSMTTSTQTAELQPRMSFGAMDYLARADFDGGFKIESVKQKGGKALPHVVNHTMMRVDLPQPLQPKQSFTFSIVYRYNINDVLKLGGRSGYEYFTEDKNYLYEIAQFYPRMAVYDDVNGWQHKQFLGSGEFALPFGNYKVSITAPADHVVGATGTLQNPDQVLSATQRKRLAQATDANKPVVIVTQAEAEQAEKGRAKGTKTWNFAAKNVRDFAFASSRKFIWDAMGLKIEGKPIVAMSYYPKEGNPLWGQYSTESVAHTLKTYSKRTIPYQYPVAISVHGPIGGMEYPMLSFNGYRPEKDGTYSANTKYGLISVIIHEVGHNFFPMIVNSDERQWTWMDEGLNTFMQYLSEQEWERNYPSRRGEPAKMVDYMRMDKSLQTPIMTNSESVLQLGNNAYGKPATGLNILRETIMGRELFDYAFQEYARRWAYKHPTPADFFRTMEDASGVDLDWFWRGWFYTNDRTDLAIEGVKWYTVDSKNPEIENARKRQELNAEPKTLSQQRNLQDIKRTLVDDKPGLKDFYNSYDPIATTEADKQRYQEYVKKLKPEQQKRLNEGLHFYEVGLRNIGGLVMPVIVQMTYEDGKQEVVNIPAEIWRRNNEQVTKVFVTDKPVVAFTLDPFLQTADTDLSNNAYPRKLAPSRFELFEQQQRTQPNPMQQQPSATQPVPASSGATGGGTN from the coding sequence ATGTTGAGAAATCTTCTCTTGCTCGTCGGTGGCATCGGGTTGAGCGCGGCGCCACTGATGGCCCAAACGCCTTCCATCCAGAACACCAATTCCGGCACCGACAAATTTGCCCAGCTCGGCACCGAGCTGCCTACCCCCAACACGTTTCGCACGGCTTCCGGTGCGCCAGGCTCGCAGTACTGGCAGCAGCGCGCCGACTACGACATTAAGGTGCGCCTCGACGACGAGAAGCAGGCCATTTCGGGCTCCGAGGATATCACGTACACCAACCTCTCGCCCGACGTGCTGACCTACCTGTGGGTACAGCTCGACCAGAATATCTACGACAAGAACTCCATGACTACCTCCACGCAGACGGCCGAATTGCAGCCGCGCATGTCGTTTGGAGCCATGGACTACCTAGCCCGCGCCGATTTTGACGGTGGATTCAAGATTGAGTCGGTGAAGCAGAAAGGTGGCAAGGCCCTGCCGCACGTGGTAAATCACACCATGATGCGCGTGGATTTGCCTCAGCCTTTACAGCCCAAGCAGTCGTTCACGTTCAGCATCGTATATCGCTACAACATCAACGACGTGCTTAAGCTGGGCGGTCGCTCGGGTTATGAGTATTTCACAGAGGATAAAAACTACCTCTACGAAATCGCGCAGTTCTACCCCCGCATGGCCGTGTACGATGACGTAAACGGCTGGCAGCACAAGCAATTCTTAGGCAGCGGAGAGTTTGCCCTGCCCTTCGGTAACTATAAAGTAAGCATCACGGCCCCCGCCGACCACGTGGTCGGCGCTACCGGCACGCTTCAAAACCCAGATCAAGTATTGTCGGCCACGCAGCGGAAGCGGCTGGCCCAAGCTACCGATGCCAACAAGCCGGTGGTTATTGTAACGCAGGCTGAGGCTGAGCAAGCCGAGAAAGGCCGCGCGAAAGGCACCAAGACTTGGAATTTCGCGGCCAAAAACGTGCGTGACTTTGCTTTCGCCAGTTCCCGCAAGTTTATCTGGGATGCCATGGGCCTGAAGATTGAAGGCAAGCCGATTGTGGCCATGTCGTACTATCCGAAAGAGGGCAACCCGCTGTGGGGCCAGTACTCGACCGAGTCCGTAGCACACACGCTCAAGACCTATTCTAAGCGCACCATTCCGTATCAGTACCCGGTTGCTATTTCGGTGCACGGCCCTATTGGCGGCATGGAATACCCAATGCTTTCCTTCAATGGCTACCGCCCTGAGAAGGACGGCACTTACTCAGCTAACACCAAATACGGACTGATTTCGGTGATTATCCACGAGGTAGGGCACAACTTCTTCCCTATGATCGTGAACTCCGACGAGCGGCAGTGGACGTGGATGGACGAAGGCCTGAACACCTTTATGCAGTACCTCTCGGAGCAGGAATGGGAGCGCAATTACCCTTCGCGCCGCGGTGAGCCAGCCAAAATGGTGGATTACATGCGCATGGATAAGAGCCTGCAAACCCCGATCATGACCAACTCGGAGTCGGTGTTGCAGCTCGGCAACAACGCCTACGGTAAGCCTGCTACCGGCCTCAATATCCTGCGCGAAACCATCATGGGCCGCGAGCTATTCGACTACGCTTTCCAAGAGTACGCTCGTCGCTGGGCTTACAAACACCCCACGCCTGCCGACTTCTTCCGCACCATGGAAGACGCTTCAGGCGTAGACCTCGACTGGTTCTGGCGCGGCTGGTTTTATACCAATGACCGCACCGACTTAGCCATTGAAGGTGTCAAGTGGTATACCGTCGATTCTAAGAACCCCGAAATTGAGAATGCCCGCAAGCGTCAGGAGCTGAATGCCGAGCCCAAAACGCTTTCGCAGCAGCGCAACCTTCAAGACATCAAGCGCACGTTGGTAGACGACAAGCCCGGCCTGAAGGACTTTTATAATTCCTACGACCCCATTGCCACGACGGAAGCCGATAAGCAGCGCTACCAAGAGTACGTGAAGAAACTGAAGCCTGAGCAGCAGAAGCGCCTCAACGAAGGCTTGCACTTCTACGAAGTGGGCTTGCGCAACATTGGCGGCCTCGTGATGCCGGTTATCGTGCAAATGACTTATGAAGACGGTAAGCAGGAAGTAGTGAACATTCCGGCCGAAATCTGGCGCCGCAACAACGAGCAGGTAACCAAGGTATTCGTAACCGATAAGCCTGTGGTAGCCTTCACGCTCGACCCGTTCCTGCAAACCGCCGATACTGATCTGAGCAACAATGCGTATCCGCGCAAATTGGCCCCCAGCCGCTTTGAGTTGTTTGAGCAGCAGCAGCGCACGCAGCCGAACCCGATGCAGCAGCAACCCAGCGCTACCCAGCCGGTTCCGGCCAGCAGCGGCGCTACGGGCGGTGGCACGAATTAA
- the clpB gene encoding ATP-dependent chaperone ClpB gives MNFNNYTIKAQEAVQKATEIAGGNQQQAIETGHLLKGLFQSDENVLSFLAKKLGVNLNILTPRLDALVAAYPKVSGGSPYLSNDANAALQRATGFLKEFEDEYVSVEHLLLGLLGGKDAVATLMKDAGFNEKDLKAAIKELRGGRKVTSQTAEDQYQSLNRYSRNLNEQVRTGKMDPVIGRDEEIRRVLQILSRRTKNNPVLLGEPGVGKTAIVEGLAQRIVAGDVPENLKDKIIMSLDMGLLIAGAKYKGEFEERLKSVIKEVTDSEGQIILFIDEMHTLIGAGAGGEGAMDAANLLKPALARGELHSIGATTLKEYQKYIEKDKALERRFQAVMVDEPSIEDAISIMRGIKEKYELHHGVRITDDAVIAAVELSSRYITDRFLPDKAIDLMDEAAAKLRIELNSMPVELDEVQRRIMQLEIEREAIRREENVDRENVLNKELSELTAKRDSLKAQWENEKSVLTNIQEQKEAIERFKVEAEQAERQGDYGRVAELRYGKIQEAEAKLKTLQDEANANKDGGSMLQEVVTHEDIAEVVAKWTGIPVSKMLQSDREKLLNLEQELGKRVAGQSEAIEAISDAVRRSRAGLQDPKRPIGSFIFLGTTGVGKTELAKALAEYLFNDENSMVRIDMSEYQERHAVSRLIGAPPGYVGYDEGGQLTEAVRRKPYSVILLDEIEKAHADVFNILLQVLDDGRLTDNKGRVANFKNTIIIMTSNTGADIIQRNFKELNEYNHDEVVDRTREEVIERLRQHMRPEFLNRIDEIVMFQPLKRKEIRRIVDIQFRQIQQRLEEAGIRLEATDEVLNYLGEQGFDPQFGARPLKRVLQRLVLNELSKDILSGRVSKDAVVEAVLENDQIRFVNVDVEIPGV, from the coding sequence ATGAACTTTAATAATTATACGATCAAGGCACAGGAGGCCGTGCAGAAGGCCACTGAAATTGCCGGGGGCAATCAGCAGCAGGCCATCGAGACGGGCCACTTGCTGAAGGGCCTTTTCCAGAGCGACGAGAACGTATTGTCGTTTCTGGCCAAGAAGCTGGGTGTGAACCTGAATATCCTCACGCCTCGCCTCGATGCACTTGTAGCTGCTTACCCGAAAGTAAGCGGCGGCTCACCGTATTTATCGAATGACGCTAACGCGGCTTTGCAGCGGGCTACTGGCTTCCTCAAGGAGTTTGAGGATGAGTATGTGTCGGTGGAACACTTGCTGCTGGGGCTGCTGGGGGGCAAAGATGCCGTAGCTACCTTGATGAAGGATGCCGGCTTCAATGAAAAAGACCTGAAAGCGGCCATCAAGGAGCTGCGCGGGGGCCGCAAAGTAACCAGCCAAACCGCCGAGGACCAGTACCAGAGCCTCAACCGCTACTCCCGCAACCTGAACGAGCAGGTGCGCACCGGCAAGATGGACCCCGTAATCGGCCGCGACGAGGAAATCCGGCGGGTGCTCCAGATTCTGTCGCGCCGCACCAAGAACAACCCCGTGTTGCTGGGTGAGCCCGGCGTGGGTAAAACTGCCATTGTGGAGGGCCTGGCCCAGCGCATTGTGGCCGGCGACGTGCCCGAGAACCTCAAGGACAAAATCATCATGTCCTTGGATATGGGCTTGCTCATTGCGGGGGCCAAATACAAGGGTGAGTTTGAGGAGCGCCTCAAGTCCGTCATCAAAGAAGTAACCGACTCCGAAGGCCAGATCATCCTGTTCATCGATGAGATGCACACGCTGATTGGGGCCGGCGCGGGCGGCGAAGGCGCCATGGACGCGGCCAACCTGCTCAAGCCAGCTTTGGCGCGGGGCGAGTTGCACTCCATTGGTGCTACCACGCTCAAGGAGTATCAGAAATACATTGAGAAGGATAAGGCGCTGGAGCGTCGTTTCCAGGCGGTGATGGTGGATGAGCCCAGCATTGAGGATGCCATCAGCATCATGCGCGGTATCAAGGAGAAGTACGAGCTGCACCACGGTGTGCGCATCACCGACGATGCCGTAATTGCCGCCGTAGAGCTGAGCAGCCGCTACATCACCGACCGTTTCCTGCCCGACAAAGCCATCGACCTGATGGACGAAGCCGCCGCCAAGCTGCGCATCGAGCTGAACTCTATGCCCGTGGAACTGGACGAAGTGCAGCGCCGCATTATGCAGCTGGAAATTGAGCGCGAAGCCATTCGTCGGGAAGAAAACGTCGACCGGGAGAATGTGCTTAACAAAGAGTTGAGCGAGCTAACCGCCAAGCGTGACTCCTTGAAAGCGCAGTGGGAAAACGAGAAATCGGTGCTCACGAACATTCAGGAGCAGAAGGAAGCCATCGAGCGCTTCAAGGTGGAAGCTGAGCAAGCCGAGCGCCAGGGCGACTATGGTCGCGTGGCAGAGCTGCGCTACGGCAAGATTCAGGAAGCCGAAGCTAAGCTCAAAACCTTGCAGGATGAAGCCAACGCCAATAAAGACGGCGGCTCCATGCTCCAGGAAGTGGTGACCCACGAAGACATTGCCGAAGTAGTAGCCAAGTGGACCGGTATTCCGGTGAGCAAGATGCTGCAATCGGACCGCGAGAAGCTGCTGAACCTGGAGCAAGAGTTGGGCAAACGCGTAGCTGGCCAATCAGAAGCTATTGAAGCTATTTCAGATGCTGTGCGCCGTTCGCGCGCTGGCTTGCAAGACCCCAAGCGGCCGATTGGTTCGTTTATCTTCCTGGGTACAACTGGCGTGGGTAAAACCGAGCTGGCGAAGGCTCTGGCCGAGTACTTGTTCAATGATGAGAACAGCATGGTGCGCATCGATATGAGTGAGTATCAGGAGCGTCATGCTGTGTCGCGCCTCATCGGGGCCCCTCCCGGCTACGTGGGCTACGACGAAGGTGGTCAGCTAACAGAAGCCGTGCGCCGCAAGCCCTACTCCGTGATTTTGCTCGACGAGATTGAGAAAGCGCATGCTGATGTGTTCAACATCTTGCTGCAAGTGCTGGATGATGGTCGCCTGACCGACAATAAAGGCCGGGTGGCGAACTTCAAGAATACCATCATCATCATGACCTCCAACACGGGCGCCGACATCATTCAGCGCAACTTCAAGGAGCTGAACGAATACAACCACGACGAAGTGGTAGACCGCACCCGCGAGGAGGTAATCGAACGCCTGCGCCAGCACATGCGCCCCGAGTTCCTGAACCGCATCGACGAAATTGTGATGTTCCAGCCGCTGAAGCGCAAGGAAATTCGCCGCATCGTGGACATCCAGTTCCGCCAGATTCAACAGCGCCTGGAAGAAGCCGGCATCCGTCTGGAAGCCACCGACGAGGTGCTCAACTACCTCGGCGAGCAAGGCTTCGATCCGCAGTTTGGTGCTCGCCCTTTAAAGCGGGTATTGCAACGCTTGGTGCTGAATGAGTTGTCGAAAGACATTCTGTCGGGCCGCGTGAGCAAAGACGCGGTGGTGGAAGCTGTGCTGGAAAACGACCAGATTCGCTTTGTGAATGTGGACGTGGAAATTCCGGGCGTGTAA
- a CDS encoding PH domain-containing protein codes for MGLLDGLIGNASESDAQELQQELSRLLATDERVEKAFVIIRDQLIFTNKRLILVDKQGITGKKKEFLSVPYRSIERFSMETTGHFDLDAELKIWVRGQTDAVSKTFRNDRNIYDVSKALADYAL; via the coding sequence ATGGGACTTCTCGATGGATTAATCGGCAATGCTTCGGAAAGCGATGCCCAGGAATTGCAACAGGAACTCAGCCGCCTCTTGGCCACTGACGAGCGGGTTGAAAAGGCTTTCGTCATTATCCGCGACCAGCTTATTTTCACGAATAAGCGCCTGATTCTGGTGGATAAGCAAGGAATAACGGGCAAGAAGAAGGAGTTTCTAAGTGTGCCTTATAGGAGCATTGAGCGCTTCTCGATGGAAACTACCGGGCACTTCGACCTCGATGCGGAGCTAAAAATCTGGGTGCGCGGCCAGACCGATGCCGTCAGCAAAACCTTCCGCAACGACCGCAACATTTATGATGTAAGTAAAGCGCTTGCTGACTACGCTCTTTAG
- a CDS encoding sensor histidine kinase has product MKLQRKLVLLTTLSKCLMAAVLLLILPWLVQTLVLGHTDAALRAELRQVQARIEQVGISEFLPQDQVQRRTHYDLLQDEFIDLQATTAKMPPDTIGTFPRQRQGSEVDFRVLRHSARYQGQPYIIEIGKSIESVQEVYKLLRNLAVYALLFVGLTTLLLELGVIGSLLRPFDHIVERLRAVQGPTPPDLPALRTSTSDFQYLDASIQQMLVKIQSVFEQERQFIATASHELLTPISVLQNRFENMLRAENLPEEAETQLVTSQKTLQRMTVTLRTLLLISRVENNQFARTEEVPVRLVLQEVIEELEDRINNEALVIHWNLTGEPVLAPANRSLIFTLFFNLLSNAIKYNQYGGQIELGGYSTPEGGYLLRICNTGKPIPAEHLPFIFERFRRFDEDAAEGYGLGLAVVRSIAQLHHITVQVESDEQRGTEFTLHLPPAA; this is encoded by the coding sequence GTGAAGCTGCAACGAAAGCTGGTTCTGCTTACCACGCTGTCCAAGTGTCTGATGGCGGCCGTACTGCTGCTGATTCTCCCTTGGCTGGTTCAAACCCTAGTGCTAGGCCATACCGACGCGGCCCTGCGCGCCGAGCTGCGCCAGGTGCAGGCCCGAATTGAGCAGGTTGGCATCTCCGAATTCTTGCCCCAGGATCAGGTTCAGCGGCGCACGCACTACGATTTGCTGCAAGACGAATTCATCGATTTGCAGGCCACAACCGCCAAAATGCCCCCCGATACCATTGGTACCTTTCCGCGGCAGCGGCAGGGCAGTGAGGTCGATTTTCGGGTGTTACGGCACAGCGCACGCTACCAAGGCCAGCCGTATATTATTGAGATCGGCAAAAGCATTGAATCGGTGCAGGAAGTGTATAAGCTGCTGCGCAATTTGGCCGTTTACGCCCTTTTGTTTGTGGGGCTCACCACGTTGCTGCTGGAACTGGGGGTGATCGGCTCTCTACTGCGGCCCTTCGATCATATTGTGGAGCGCTTACGGGCGGTGCAAGGACCAACCCCGCCCGACTTACCCGCGCTACGCACCAGCACGTCCGATTTCCAATACCTGGACGCCAGTATTCAGCAGATGCTGGTCAAGATTCAATCAGTCTTCGAGCAGGAGCGACAGTTCATTGCCACTGCTTCCCACGAGCTCCTGACACCAATTTCGGTTTTACAAAACCGCTTCGAGAACATGCTGCGGGCTGAAAATCTGCCTGAGGAAGCCGAAACGCAGCTTGTTACCTCCCAAAAAACCCTCCAGCGTATGACCGTTACGCTGCGCACACTGTTGCTTATTTCGCGGGTTGAAAACAATCAATTTGCCCGCACCGAAGAAGTACCCGTACGCTTGGTATTACAGGAAGTAATTGAGGAACTGGAAGATCGGATAAACAATGAGGCGCTGGTTATTCACTGGAACCTGACGGGGGAGCCAGTGCTTGCTCCAGCCAACCGATCATTGATTTTCACGCTTTTCTTCAACTTGTTGAGCAACGCCATTAAGTACAACCAGTATGGGGGGCAAATTGAACTCGGAGGCTACTCCACCCCGGAAGGCGGCTACTTGTTGCGCATTTGCAACACCGGCAAACCCATCCCCGCTGAGCATTTACCCTTCATATTTGAGCGCTTCCGCCGCTTCGACGAGGATGCGGCCGAAGGTTACGGCTTAGGTTTAGCGGTGGTGCGCAGTATTGCGCAGCTCCACCACATCACCGTGCAGGTTGAATCAGATGAGCAGCGCGGCACCGAGTTTACGCTGCATCTGCCGCCGGCAGCGTAA